One genomic window of Geodermatophilus sp. DSM 44513 includes the following:
- a CDS encoding copper chaperone PCu(A)C produces MIALLLLAPLVLGACGAGQVTQTATQDRDRTGGQGQVGGIAVRAVQLAHPPDGVHAPGDPVPLTMAVVNTGRTDDRLVGVSGPDFAAAGLGAASPAATPPDGTRALLGPAPATAPTVDLPVPAGEAVLVGTDTPPVVLTGLTRPLDAAQSLAVTLTFARAGTATVPAITAPAPGLVPRGPAFDFHAEDGAGRPGPPAAAGGGPPRTEP; encoded by the coding sequence GTGATCGCCCTGCTGCTGCTGGCCCCGCTGGTGCTCGGGGCGTGCGGGGCCGGTCAGGTCACCCAGACCGCCACGCAGGACCGCGACCGCACCGGCGGGCAGGGCCAGGTGGGCGGGATCGCCGTCCGCGCGGTCCAGCTCGCCCACCCGCCCGACGGCGTCCACGCACCGGGCGACCCGGTGCCGCTGACCATGGCCGTCGTCAACACCGGGCGGACCGACGACCGGCTGGTCGGGGTCAGCGGTCCGGACTTCGCCGCCGCCGGGCTCGGCGCCGCGTCCCCGGCCGCCACACCCCCCGACGGCACCCGCGCGCTGCTGGGGCCGGCTCCGGCGACGGCGCCGACCGTGGACCTCCCCGTCCCGGCCGGCGAGGCGGTCCTGGTGGGCACCGACACGCCACCCGTCGTGCTCACCGGGCTCACCCGGCCCCTCGACGCGGCGCAGTCGCTGGCGGTGACCCTGACCTTCGCCCGCGCCGGGACGGCGACGGTCCCGGCGATCACCGCACCGGCACCCGGGCTCGTCCCGCGCGGGCCGGCCTTCGACTTCCACGCGGAGGACGGAGCCGGCCGGCCGGGTCCGCCGGCCGCCGCAGGGGGTGGACCGCCCCGGACGGAGCCCTGA
- a CDS encoding winged helix-turn-helix domain-containing protein: MNGLSTGWTFLSNHGHVLVSLALDPEVRMRDVAARVGITERAVQMIVADLERAGYVVRERVGRRNHYVVVGNSRFRHPLEQHVRIGDFLRLVQAGADHDADASAAR, encoded by the coding sequence ATGAACGGTCTCTCCACGGGGTGGACGTTCCTGTCCAACCACGGCCACGTGCTCGTCAGCCTCGCCCTGGACCCCGAGGTCCGCATGCGCGACGTCGCCGCACGGGTGGGCATCACCGAGCGCGCGGTGCAGATGATCGTCGCCGACCTCGAGCGGGCCGGCTACGTCGTCCGGGAGCGCGTGGGCCGGCGCAACCACTACGTGGTGGTCGGCAACAGCCGCTTCCGGCACCCGCTGGAGCAGCACGTGCGGATCGGTGACTTCCTGCGGCTCGTGCAGGCCGGAGCCGACCACGACGCCGACGCCTCCGCCGCCCGGTGA
- a CDS encoding APC family permease yields MAETSTSTVGDEDSGLRRSITGRQLFFYTLGDVLGSGIYVLIGLVAAAVGGAFWIAFALGVTVAAITGAAYAELVTKYPQAAGAALYVKKAFGSTALTFLVTVSFLSASFAATGSLATGFASYFATLWAGPPALLVSLVFLLALVVVNFIGITESVVMNMLMTFVEVAGLLIIMVIGVWYVVQGDADFGVLADISVSGNPALAVLAGIAFSFFAMTGFENTANVAEETIEPHRAFPRSLVGGMVVAGLVYVLVSMAAALTVPTDVLADSDAALLEVVRQGILPFSTDVMTTLFSVIALIAITNTTLVTIVTQPRILYGMAKEDVVPGVFARIHATRRSPWVGLLFSGAVVAALLVAGSLVVSAGGIDLVNELALVTVVLLLAIYALVIVACLKLRGQDEDERTYRANTPLLVVGLVGNLAILGFAVYDDPWSLVWCAGLIAIGVVLFLIEYTVGSRNRPAGARRGDPAATRTEV; encoded by the coding sequence GTGGCCGAGACCAGCACCAGCACAGTCGGCGACGAGGACAGCGGTCTCCGGAGGTCCATCACCGGGAGGCAGCTGTTCTTCTACACGCTCGGTGACGTCCTCGGCTCCGGGATCTACGTCCTGATCGGCCTGGTCGCGGCCGCCGTCGGCGGGGCGTTCTGGATCGCGTTCGCCCTCGGGGTCACCGTCGCGGCCATCACCGGGGCCGCCTACGCCGAGCTCGTCACCAAGTACCCCCAGGCCGCCGGCGCCGCCCTCTACGTCAAGAAGGCCTTCGGCAGCACCGCGCTGACCTTCCTGGTCACGGTGTCCTTCCTGTCGGCCAGCTTCGCCGCGACCGGTTCGCTGGCGACCGGCTTCGCCTCCTACTTCGCCACGCTGTGGGCCGGTCCGCCCGCGCTGCTGGTGTCGCTGGTCTTCCTGCTGGCCCTGGTGGTCGTCAACTTCATCGGCATCACCGAGTCGGTGGTCATGAACATGCTGATGACCTTCGTCGAGGTCGCCGGCTTGCTGATCATCATGGTGATCGGCGTCTGGTACGTCGTGCAGGGCGACGCCGACTTCGGCGTGCTGGCCGACATCAGCGTCTCGGGCAACCCGGCGCTGGCCGTCCTCGCCGGCATCGCCTTCTCCTTCTTCGCGATGACCGGCTTCGAGAACACGGCCAACGTCGCGGAGGAGACGATCGAGCCGCACCGCGCCTTCCCGCGGTCGCTCGTCGGCGGCATGGTCGTCGCGGGACTCGTGTACGTGCTGGTCTCCATGGCCGCCGCCCTCACCGTGCCCACCGACGTGCTCGCGGACTCCGACGCGGCCCTGCTGGAGGTCGTCCGGCAGGGCATCCTGCCCTTCTCCACCGACGTCATGACCACGCTGTTCTCGGTCATCGCGCTGATCGCGATCACCAACACCACGCTGGTCACCATCGTCACCCAGCCGCGGATCCTCTACGGCATGGCCAAGGAGGACGTCGTCCCCGGCGTCTTCGCCCGGATCCACGCCACCCGCCGCAGCCCGTGGGTCGGGCTGCTGTTCAGCGGAGCGGTGGTCGCGGCCCTGCTGGTCGCCGGCAGCCTCGTGGTCAGCGCCGGTGGCATCGACCTGGTCAACGAGCTCGCCCTGGTCACCGTCGTCCTGCTGCTGGCCATCTACGCCCTGGTCATCGTCGCCTGCCTCAAGCTGCGCGGGCAGGACGAGGACGAGCGCACCTACCGGGCCAACACCCCGCTGCTGGTCGTCGGGCTGGTCGGCAACCTGGCCATCCTCGGGTTCGCCGTCTACGACGACCCGTGGTCGCTGGTGTGGTGCGCGGGCCTGATCGCCATCGGCGTGGTGCTGTTCCTCATCGAGTACACGGTCGGCTCGCGGAACCGTCCCGCGGGCGCCAGGCGCGGCGATCCGGCCGCCACACGGACGGAGGTCTGA
- a CDS encoding universal stress protein, protein MHVVVATDGSPQSLAAAHHLTSFADPHKITGISVVAVLRPLASVAFADEISDAEQRGAGQWTGSFTEAAQRAVDAVAAVFDGWGPRVDTQIRSGSPAAEIIEAAQERDAGLVVVAAGGRGISDAILIGSTAQRVQHYAPCPVLVVRPAPRTRRTERRDA, encoded by the coding sequence GTGCACGTCGTCGTCGCGACCGACGGGTCGCCGCAGTCGCTGGCCGCGGCCCACCACCTGACGTCCTTCGCGGACCCGCACAAGATCACCGGGATCTCGGTGGTCGCGGTCCTCCGGCCGCTGGCCTCGGTCGCCTTCGCCGACGAGATCTCCGACGCCGAGCAGCGCGGGGCCGGCCAGTGGACCGGCAGCTTCACGGAGGCGGCGCAGCGCGCCGTCGACGCCGTCGCGGCCGTCTTCGACGGCTGGGGACCCCGGGTGGACACGCAGATCCGCAGCGGGTCGCCGGCCGCCGAGATCATCGAGGCGGCGCAGGAGCGCGACGCCGGCCTGGTCGTGGTGGCGGCCGGGGGTCGCGGGATCAGCGACGCGATCCTCATCGGCAGCACCGCCCAGCGCGTCCAGCACTACGCGCCGTGCCCGGTCCTCGTCGTGCGCCCCGCACCCCGGACGAGGAGGACCGAGCGGCGGGACGCCTGA
- a CDS encoding lysophospholipid acyltransferase family protein: MLPPRGVRRVTGPLLLGVLVAAVVLLPVLVVVAVVVSVWLPGRWRALRLLAFALVYLALEVTAQVAAAALWLLSGCGRRLGTPAFQAAHYTVLRLVLDALMRAARRLFALRLVTDGESWSPLDDGVPGSTNAMVVLSRHAGPGDSLLLVHTLMDRDHLRRPRIVLKDVLQLDPLIDVHLNRLPNHFVSAGPGAGDRSEAAIAELARGLGEEDALLLFPEGANFTPQRRVRAIQRLRDRGLGSAVRRAEAMRRVLPPRPGGVVAALTAAPHADVVFVAHTGLEHLSTVGDLWRGLPMDKTLHLRWWFVPAAEVPRGEAQLTEWLYRWWATIDAWVTTTSVASPPAGGGPTAAR; this comes from the coding sequence GTGCTCCCGCCCCGCGGCGTCCGCCGGGTCACCGGCCCGCTGCTGCTCGGGGTGCTGGTGGCCGCGGTCGTCCTGCTGCCCGTGCTCGTCGTCGTGGCGGTGGTGGTCTCGGTGTGGCTGCCCGGGCGCTGGCGTGCGCTGCGGCTGCTGGCCTTCGCGCTCGTGTACCTCGCGCTGGAGGTCACCGCGCAGGTGGCCGCGGCCGCGCTGTGGCTGCTCAGCGGGTGCGGTCGCCGGCTGGGCACCCCGGCGTTCCAGGCGGCCCACTACACCGTCCTGCGGCTGGTCCTCGACGCCCTGATGCGGGCGGCGCGGCGGCTGTTCGCGCTGCGGCTGGTCACCGACGGCGAGTCCTGGTCACCCCTGGACGACGGGGTGCCCGGCTCGACGAACGCCATGGTCGTGCTGTCCCGCCACGCCGGCCCCGGTGACTCGCTGCTGCTCGTGCACACGCTGATGGACCGCGACCACCTGCGCCGGCCGCGCATCGTGCTCAAGGACGTGCTGCAGCTCGACCCCCTGATCGACGTCCACCTCAACCGGCTGCCCAACCACTTCGTCTCCGCCGGCCCGGGCGCGGGGGACAGGTCCGAGGCGGCGATCGCGGAGCTGGCCCGCGGCCTGGGCGAGGAGGACGCGCTGCTGCTCTTCCCCGAGGGGGCCAACTTCACCCCGCAGCGCCGGGTGCGGGCCATCCAGCGGCTCCGCGACCGGGGGCTGGGGTCGGCCGTCCGCCGGGCCGAGGCGATGCGCCGGGTGCTGCCACCGCGGCCGGGCGGGGTCGTGGCGGCCCTGACCGCGGCCCCGCACGCGGACGTCGTGTTCGTCGCGCACACCGGACTGGAGCACCTGAGCACGGTCGGGGACCTGTGGCGCGGCCTGCCCATGGACAAGACCCTGCACCTGCGCTGGTGGTTCGTCCCCGCCGCGGAGGTCCCCCGGGGGGAGGCGCAGCTGACCGAGTGGCTCTACCGGTGGTGGGCGACGATCGACGCCTGGGTCACGACCACCTCGGTGGCGTCACCACCGGCCGGTGGGGGCCCGACCGCGGCGCGGTGA
- a CDS encoding patatin-like phospholipase family protein — translation MAPPPAPAARGGTAFVLGGGGVLGAAEVGMLQALVEHGVRPDLVVGTSVGAINGAFVAADPTPGAVDRLRALWEDLAAAGVFAGSVLSRVGTLVRTRTHLHPREPLRDLLAAHLPVATFAELPVPFQCVAASIERAAERWFTDGPLVDAVLASSAVPGLLPPVELDGEHHLDGGLVHSIPVGRAVALGADTVYVLHVGRIDRPLRPPTRPWEVATVAFEIARRHRFAADLAALPPGVTVHVLPAGDPAPPGAGNLRYRDFSGVPARIEQAHAAARGYLDGVRASRDGGA, via the coding sequence ATGGCACCGCCGCCGGCACCGGCCGCCCGGGGCGGGACGGCGTTCGTCCTCGGTGGCGGGGGAGTCCTCGGCGCGGCCGAGGTCGGCATGCTGCAGGCGCTGGTCGAGCACGGCGTGCGGCCCGACCTCGTCGTGGGGACGTCGGTGGGGGCGATCAACGGCGCGTTCGTCGCCGCCGACCCGACACCGGGCGCGGTGGACCGGCTGCGCGCCCTCTGGGAGGACCTGGCCGCCGCCGGCGTCTTCGCCGGGTCCGTGCTGTCCCGGGTGGGCACCCTCGTGCGGACCCGCACCCACCTCCACCCGCGCGAGCCGCTGCGGGACCTGCTCGCCGCGCACCTGCCGGTGGCGACCTTCGCCGAGCTGCCCGTCCCGTTCCAGTGCGTGGCGGCCAGCATCGAGCGGGCCGCCGAACGCTGGTTCACCGACGGCCCGCTGGTCGACGCGGTGCTCGCCTCCTCCGCCGTCCCGGGGCTGCTGCCGCCGGTCGAGCTGGACGGCGAGCACCACCTCGACGGGGGGCTGGTGCACAGCATCCCGGTCGGCCGCGCGGTCGCGCTCGGCGCCGACACGGTGTACGTGCTGCACGTCGGGCGGATCGACCGTCCCCTGCGCCCGCCGACCCGGCCGTGGGAGGTCGCGACCGTCGCCTTCGAGATCGCCCGCCGGCACCGGTTCGCCGCCGACCTGGCCGCGCTGCCGCCGGGGGTCACCGTGCACGTGCTGCCGGCGGGCGACCCGGCTCCCCCCGGGGCGGGCAACCTGCGCTACCGCGACTTCTCCGGCGTGCCCGCCCGCATCGAGCAGGCGCACGCCGCGGCCCGCGGCTACCTCGACGGTGTCCGCGCGTCGCGGGACGGGGGAGCCTGA
- a CDS encoding MFS transporter, with protein MDGPRSPRERPATAPAPGPDGYSEQAARLAGTAAGAPCRPVAPPAGATAQVPARTAPRLALALGGLFALAGSGSSAAAVALPGLGTGLDVPASATAWVLSVYVLALAVTTAVYGRLADLAGVRWPLVAGVGLMAGGAVLGALAPSLPVLLVGRMLQGAGAGAVPVLATALLSARYTGEVRAAALTRVAGVAAAGGALGPFAGGLLQTWGGWRAVLVLPAVGLLLLPLIAPAAGRRGRGGPIDVLGAVLVTACAAGLVLLVQSPAAGVTVAVVGAALLAVAGPAAAVHLARTPLGFLPRRVVTSRAAVTAAGCAAVVPAGWFGLLLAVPEVLTARGWSPLLTGASLVPAAAVGLFASRYAGRLLARAGAVRTLALASALTVFALLDAAVGAAVGIPALLAVAVGVVSAAFSLGQPALVEVVGAAVPAADRGVALGAATLLFLLGGGVGTAAVAGVGALTGTAAALAVLAVLPAVATLVAGVWAVRTARTG; from the coding sequence GTGGACGGCCCCCGCTCGCCGCGCGAGCGCCCCGCCACCGCGCCGGCACCCGGTCCGGACGGGTACAGCGAGCAGGCCGCCCGGCTGGCCGGGACCGCTGCCGGCGCACCGTGCCGCCCCGTCGCGCCACCGGCCGGTGCCACGGCCCAGGTGCCGGCGCGGACGGCGCCACGGCTGGCCCTGGCGCTGGGCGGCCTGTTCGCCCTGGCCGGCAGCGGCTCCTCGGCCGCGGCCGTGGCGCTGCCCGGGCTCGGCACCGGTCTCGACGTGCCGGCGAGCGCGACGGCGTGGGTGCTCAGCGTCTACGTGCTGGCGCTGGCGGTCACCACCGCGGTCTACGGCCGGCTGGCCGACCTGGCCGGTGTCCGGTGGCCGCTGGTGGCGGGGGTGGGCCTCATGGCCGGCGGTGCCGTGCTCGGTGCGCTGGCCCCCAGCCTGCCGGTCCTGCTGGTCGGCCGGATGCTGCAGGGCGCCGGTGCCGGCGCGGTGCCGGTCCTGGCGACCGCCCTGCTCAGCGCGCGGTACACCGGCGAGGTGCGGGCGGCGGCGCTCACCCGGGTGGCCGGGGTGGCCGCCGCCGGTGGCGCGCTGGGGCCCTTCGCCGGGGGCCTGCTGCAGACCTGGGGAGGCTGGCGCGCCGTCCTGGTGCTGCCGGCCGTCGGCCTGCTCCTGCTCCCGCTGATCGCCCCCGCAGCCGGCCGGCGCGGCCGCGGGGGGCCGATCGACGTCCTCGGGGCGGTGCTGGTCACCGCCTGCGCCGCGGGGCTGGTGCTGCTCGTGCAGTCCCCGGCGGCCGGGGTGACCGTCGCCGTCGTCGGGGCGGCGCTGCTCGCGGTGGCCGGCCCGGCGGCGGCGGTGCACCTGGCCCGGACCCCGCTGGGGTTCCTGCCGCGCCGGGTGGTCACCTCGCGTGCCGCGGTGACGGCCGCCGGCTGCGCGGCCGTCGTCCCGGCGGGGTGGTTCGGGCTGCTCCTGGCCGTGCCCGAGGTGCTCACCGCCCGCGGCTGGTCGCCGCTGCTCACCGGGGCCAGCCTGGTGCCGGCGGCCGCGGTCGGCCTGTTCGCCTCCCGCTACGCCGGGCGGCTCCTGGCCCGGGCCGGTGCGGTGCGCACGCTGGCGCTGGCCTCCGCCCTGACGGTGTTCGCGCTGCTCGACGCCGCCGTGGGGGCCGCCGTCGGGATCCCCGCGCTGCTCGCCGTCGCGGTCGGCGTGGTGTCGGCCGCGTTCAGCCTGGGGCAGCCGGCCCTGGTCGAGGTCGTCGGCGCGGCGGTCCCGGCCGCCGACCGGGGGGTGGCGCTCGGCGCGGCGACGCTGCTGTTCCTGCTCGGCGGCGGTGTCGGGACCGCGGCCGTCGCCGGGGTGGGGGCGCTCACCGGGACGGCCGCCGCGCTGGCCGTGCTCGCCGTGCTGCCCGCCGTGGCGACCCTCGTGGCCGGGGTGTGGGCGGTGCGGACGGCCCGCACCGGCTGA
- a CDS encoding ATP-grasp domain-containing protein has protein sequence MRVLLVITDVDWYEDAGYAAAWVRALEEQGAEVERLARVPADWPVSGPPRGRYDLAIAHVLVEEVVGYAPTFALAVLLEAAGVPLLNPVASLVASADKLVTHAVWAAAGVPQPAAWDLARLTEWPLPGRRMVLKPALGDGARYIELVGDLDAAHAVDAAWRAAEAAGGHRRGAALLQEWIAEPACARVFATPAATSLVYEKSRAEGALVTHGTVYPRVYEAPPAMAQLAQRTVAALGGGLMGVDVLVEPGGRLLALEANAPFGFDVTDPQQARWVARAALTAAERAAAARSAAA, from the coding sequence GTGCGCGTGCTGCTGGTGATCACCGACGTGGACTGGTACGAGGACGCCGGCTACGCGGCCGCCTGGGTGCGGGCGCTGGAGGAGCAGGGTGCGGAGGTCGAGCGGCTGGCCCGGGTGCCGGCCGACTGGCCGGTGTCCGGTCCGCCACGGGGCCGCTACGACCTGGCGATCGCCCACGTGCTGGTCGAGGAGGTGGTCGGCTACGCGCCGACCTTCGCCCTGGCCGTGCTGCTGGAGGCCGCCGGCGTGCCGCTGCTCAACCCGGTCGCCTCGCTGGTCGCCTCCGCCGACAAGCTGGTGACCCACGCCGTGTGGGCGGCCGCCGGCGTGCCGCAACCGGCCGCGTGGGACCTCGCCCGGCTGACGGAGTGGCCGCTGCCGGGACGGCGGATGGTGCTCAAGCCCGCGCTCGGCGACGGCGCGCGCTACATCGAGCTGGTCGGTGACCTCGACGCCGCGCACGCCGTCGACGCGGCCTGGCGCGCCGCCGAGGCCGCCGGCGGGCACCGGCGCGGCGCGGCGCTGCTGCAGGAGTGGATCGCCGAGCCGGCGTGCGCGCGGGTCTTCGCCACCCCGGCCGCCACCTCCCTGGTCTACGAGAAGTCCCGGGCCGAAGGCGCGCTGGTCACCCACGGCACGGTCTACCCGCGGGTGTACGAGGCGCCGCCGGCGATGGCGCAGCTGGCGCAGCGCACGGTCGCCGCCCTCGGCGGCGGGCTGATGGGCGTCGACGTGCTGGTCGAGCCGGGCGGCCGGCTGCTGGCGCTGGAGGCCAACGCGCCCTTCGGCTTCGACGTCACCGACCCGCAGCAGGCGCGGTGGGTGGCCCGCGCCGCCCTGACCGCCGCCGAGCGGGCGGCCGCGGCGCGCTCGGCGGCGGCGTGA
- a CDS encoding circularly permuted type 2 ATP-grasp protein: MSPEPSLDEALLPDGSDRDHAAAALAAVRAYGPRALAADVARAAADLGLRHGPAEESHLFTVDPVPRVLHRAEWARLAAGLTQRLRALEAFVADAHGPREAVRAGVVPAAVLDTNRYLTPGLPTPRRWIGMAGPDVVRGADGELVVLEDNVRTPSLLAYALAARDLVAPLLDVRPGPAPVREAAVAAVRRMLAAATDVPDPVVAVLGDGPRSAVAWEIDRFGEMVDAPVVLPAQLAARGDALVLPDGRRVDLLWRRTSEERLTDDDGRPNELGELLLGPLRAGTVTVVNAFGTGVADDKRTFPYVEDLVRFFLGEEPQLRSVPAYDLGEPAQCRAALERLAELVLKPRSGSGGHGVLIGPRADAAALERARAAVLAAPGEWIAQEPVALSTHPTVVDGALVPRHVDHRPYAFCAGDETVVLPGGFTRVSLTEGELVVNASQGGGGKDTWVVG, encoded by the coding sequence GTGAGCCCCGAGCCGAGCCTCGACGAGGCGCTGCTGCCCGACGGCAGCGACCGGGACCACGCGGCGGCCGCGCTGGCCGCCGTCCGCGCGTACGGCCCGCGGGCACTGGCCGCGGACGTCGCGCGCGCGGCCGCGGACCTCGGCCTGCGGCACGGGCCCGCTGAGGAGTCCCACCTCTTCACGGTCGACCCGGTGCCGCGGGTGCTGCACCGTGCCGAGTGGGCGCGGCTGGCCGCCGGCCTCACCCAGCGGTTGCGGGCGCTGGAGGCCTTCGTCGCCGACGCGCACGGGCCGCGCGAGGCCGTCCGCGCCGGCGTGGTCCCGGCCGCGGTGCTCGACACCAACCGCTACCTGACCCCGGGCCTGCCCACCCCGCGGCGCTGGATCGGCATGGCCGGGCCCGACGTCGTCCGCGGCGCCGACGGAGAGCTCGTCGTCCTGGAGGACAACGTGCGGACGCCGTCGCTGCTGGCCTACGCCCTGGCCGCGCGGGACCTGGTCGCGCCACTGCTCGACGTGCGACCGGGACCAGCGCCGGTGCGGGAGGCCGCCGTCGCGGCGGTGCGGCGGATGCTGGCCGCGGCCACCGACGTGCCCGACCCGGTGGTGGCCGTGCTCGGGGACGGGCCGCGCAGCGCGGTGGCCTGGGAGATCGACCGGTTCGGGGAGATGGTCGACGCGCCGGTGGTGCTGCCCGCGCAGCTGGCCGCCCGCGGCGACGCGCTGGTGCTGCCCGACGGGCGCCGCGTGGACCTGCTGTGGCGGCGCACCAGCGAGGAGCGGCTGACCGACGACGACGGTCGGCCCAACGAGCTGGGCGAGCTGCTGCTGGGGCCCCTGCGTGCCGGGACGGTGACCGTGGTGAACGCCTTCGGCACCGGCGTCGCCGACGACAAGCGCACCTTCCCCTACGTGGAGGACCTGGTCCGCTTCTTTCTCGGCGAGGAACCGCAGCTGCGCTCGGTGCCCGCCTACGACCTCGGCGAGCCGGCGCAGTGCCGGGCCGCGCTCGAGCGGCTGGCCGAGCTGGTGCTCAAGCCGCGGTCCGGCTCGGGCGGCCACGGGGTGCTCATCGGCCCGCGGGCGGACGCCGCGGCGCTCGAGCGCGCCCGCGCCGCCGTGCTGGCCGCCCCCGGGGAGTGGATCGCCCAGGAGCCCGTGGCGCTGTCGACCCACCCCACGGTCGTCGACGGCGCGCTCGTGCCCCGGCACGTCGACCACCGGCCGTACGCGTTCTGCGCCGGTGACGAGACGGTCGTGCTGCCCGGCGGCTTCACCCGGGTGTCCCTGACCGAGGGCGAGCTGGTCGTCAACGCCTCGCAGGGCGGTGGCGGCAAGGACACCTGGGTGGTCGGCTGA
- a CDS encoding agenet domain-containing protein has product MPSDETARIPSSSRRDEVEVRHEGSWRRAVVLSVHPDGANVLVRFTGDGGRRTVWAPAGDVRLVVPTAAEAVGSTPARPDPGPGRHRAVPVADGPDPVVDGHTRRLPLRAVAVPPPRER; this is encoded by the coding sequence GTGCCGTCAGACGAGACCGCCCGCATCCCCTCCTCCTCTCGCCGCGACGAGGTGGAGGTCCGGCACGAGGGGAGCTGGCGGCGTGCCGTCGTCCTGAGCGTCCACCCCGACGGGGCGAACGTCCTGGTCAGGTTCACCGGGGACGGGGGACGGCGCACCGTGTGGGCGCCCGCGGGCGACGTGCGGCTGGTGGTGCCGACCGCGGCCGAGGCCGTGGGCAGCACCCCCGCCCGCCCGGACCCGGGCCCCGGCCGGCACCGGGCGGTGCCGGTGGCCGACGGCCCCGACCCGGTCGTCGACGGGCACACCCGGCGTCTGCCGCTGCGGGCGGTCGCGGTGCCGCCGCCGCGGGAGCGGTAG
- a CDS encoding DMT family transporter, giving the protein MTGTTSRVQTLGGPALFVLLWSTGFVGAKYGLPYAEPFTFLALRLGVAAALLGVLAVALHSAAMAARSQYGHASVVGLLLHGGYLGGVFYGISLGVPAGVAAVVVSLQPVLTAVLAARVLGEHPSRRQWLGLALGVAGVVLVVGPGVVAAGPAGPLPAAGVLACLVALASGTAGTVHQKRHGDAIPLVWGTAVQYAAAAAVLLAVALATEDVTIRWTGEFVAAFVWLVLVLSIGAVLLLLLLLRRGTAAGVSSLYYLVPVATAVEAYLLFGERVSGLSFVGIGVTALGVALVVAPPRAR; this is encoded by the coding sequence GTGACGGGGACGACCTCTCGGGTCCAGACGCTCGGCGGGCCGGCGCTGTTCGTGCTGCTGTGGAGCACCGGGTTCGTGGGCGCCAAGTACGGCCTGCCCTACGCCGAGCCGTTCACCTTCCTGGCCCTGCGGCTCGGCGTCGCCGCGGCCCTGCTCGGGGTCCTCGCCGTCGCGCTGCACTCGGCCGCCATGGCCGCCCGCTCGCAGTACGGCCACGCCTCGGTCGTCGGGCTGCTGCTGCACGGCGGGTACCTGGGCGGGGTCTTCTACGGCATCTCGCTGGGCGTGCCGGCCGGCGTGGCCGCGGTCGTGGTGAGCCTGCAGCCGGTGCTCACCGCCGTCCTCGCCGCCCGGGTGCTGGGCGAGCACCCCAGCCGGCGCCAGTGGCTCGGCCTCGCCCTCGGCGTGGCCGGCGTCGTCCTGGTCGTCGGCCCGGGCGTCGTCGCCGCCGGCCCGGCCGGGCCGCTCCCGGCGGCCGGCGTGCTCGCCTGCCTGGTGGCGCTGGCCTCGGGGACGGCCGGCACCGTCCACCAGAAGCGGCACGGCGACGCCATCCCGCTGGTCTGGGGGACGGCGGTGCAGTACGCCGCGGCGGCGGCCGTGCTGCTGGCCGTGGCGCTGGCCACCGAGGACGTGACGATCCGGTGGACCGGGGAGTTCGTCGCCGCGTTCGTCTGGCTGGTGCTCGTGCTGTCCATCGGCGCGGTCCTGCTGCTGCTCCTGCTGCTCCGCCGCGGTACGGCCGCCGGCGTCTCCAGCCTCTACTACCTCGTCCCGGTGGCCACCGCCGTCGAGGCCTACCTGCTCTTCGGCGAGCGGGTGAGCGGGCTGTCCTTCGTCGGGATCGGCGTGACCGCGCTGGGCGTCGCCCTGGTGGTGGCGCCACCGCGGGCGCGCTGA
- a CDS encoding LysE family translocator produces the protein MVTTSAVLGIAAVALGLVLTPGPNMLYLVSRSITQGRRAGLVSLLGVAAGFGVYLAAAATGLAAVFTAVPTAYTVLKLAGAAYLLFLAWQAVRPGGTSVFAVGQLPVDPARRLFAMGLVTNLLNPKIAVLYVSLLPQFIDPAQGSVAVQSLLLGATQIAVALTVNALIVVFAGTLAGFLASRPTWVRVQRYLMGAVLAALALRLATDRSRPLPV, from the coding sequence GTGGTCACCACCTCGGCGGTGCTCGGCATCGCCGCCGTCGCGCTGGGACTGGTGCTCACCCCGGGCCCGAACATGCTCTACCTGGTCTCCCGGTCGATCACGCAGGGCCGCCGGGCCGGGCTGGTCTCCCTGCTGGGCGTGGCCGCCGGCTTCGGGGTCTACCTGGCCGCGGCGGCCACGGGCCTGGCAGCGGTCTTCACCGCCGTGCCCACCGCGTACACGGTGCTCAAGCTCGCCGGTGCCGCCTACCTGCTGTTCCTGGCGTGGCAGGCCGTGCGCCCCGGCGGGACCTCGGTCTTCGCGGTCGGGCAGCTGCCGGTGGACCCTGCGCGCCGTCTGTTCGCCATGGGCCTGGTGACGAACCTGCTCAACCCCAAGATCGCCGTGCTGTACGTGAGCCTGCTGCCGCAGTTCATCGATCCCGCTCAGGGTTCGGTGGCCGTGCAGAGCCTGCTCCTGGGCGCCACGCAGATCGCCGTCGCCCTCACCGTCAACGCGCTGATCGTCGTCTTCGCCGGCACGCTGGCCGGCTTCCTGGCCAGCCGGCCGACCTGGGTGCGCGTGCAGCGGTACCTGATGGGCGCCGTGCTCGCCGCCCTGGCGCTGCGGCTGGCCACCGACCGGTCCCGTCCGCTGCCGGTCTGA